From a region of the Thermomonas sp. HDW16 genome:
- the asnB gene encoding asparagine synthase B: MCSILGVFDLRPGADLQPLRPLALSLSARQRHRGPDWSGVHVDANALLVHERLAIVDPAGGAQPIHSADGTLALAVNGEIYNHRELERRLAKPYAFQTGSDCEVVNALYRDGEAPETWLGRLNGIFAFALWDADAKRVLIARDHMGICPLYWGHDADGRLWVASEMKSLVRVCDDVAAFPPGHVYDSATGELIHWYKRAWRDYDAVQGVSADKAELREAFERAVHRQMMSDVPYGVLLSGGLDSSLVAACAAKFARKRVEDDDKGEAWWPRLHSFAIGLDGSPDLAAAQIAADALGTVHHGFTYSFAEGLDALPEVIRHIETYDVTTIRASTPMFLLARRIKAMGVKMVLSGEGSDELFGGYLYFHKAPNAREFHDELVRKLDALHSYDCLRANKSMMAWGVEPRVPFLDVEFMDVAMRMDAKHKMSGGGKIEKSVLREAFEGYLPQEILWRQKEQFSDGVGYGWIDGLKAQAEAQVSDADFAAASQRFPINAPQTKEAYFYRRIFEEIFPGEACANTVPGGKSIACSSPAAIAWDAAFATMADPSGRAVAGVHNAAVMAL, translated from the coding sequence ATGTGCTCGATCCTCGGCGTCTTCGACCTCCGCCCCGGCGCGGACCTGCAACCCCTGCGGCCGCTGGCCTTGTCGCTGTCCGCGCGCCAGCGCCATCGCGGCCCGGACTGGAGCGGGGTGCACGTGGATGCGAATGCGCTGCTGGTGCACGAGCGCCTGGCCATCGTCGATCCCGCCGGCGGCGCGCAGCCGATCCATTCCGCCGACGGCACGCTGGCGCTGGCGGTGAACGGCGAGATCTACAACCATCGCGAGCTCGAACGTCGCCTGGCCAAGCCCTACGCGTTTCAGACCGGCTCCGATTGCGAGGTGGTCAACGCGCTGTACCGTGATGGCGAAGCCCCCGAAACCTGGCTGGGCCGGCTCAACGGCATCTTCGCTTTCGCCCTGTGGGATGCCGACGCCAAGCGCGTGCTGATCGCGCGCGACCACATGGGCATCTGCCCGCTGTACTGGGGCCACGATGCCGACGGCCGGCTGTGGGTGGCGTCGGAAATGAAGTCACTGGTGCGCGTCTGCGACGACGTGGCCGCATTCCCGCCCGGCCATGTCTATGACAGCGCGACAGGCGAGCTGATCCATTGGTACAAACGCGCCTGGCGCGATTACGACGCGGTGCAGGGTGTCTCTGCCGACAAGGCCGAACTGCGTGAGGCCTTCGAGCGCGCCGTGCATCGGCAGATGATGAGCGACGTGCCGTATGGCGTGCTGCTCTCGGGCGGGCTGGATTCCTCGCTGGTCGCCGCGTGCGCGGCCAAATTTGCGCGCAAGCGGGTAGAGGACGATGACAAGGGCGAAGCCTGGTGGCCGCGCCTGCACAGCTTCGCCATCGGACTGGACGGTTCGCCGGATCTTGCCGCCGCGCAGATCGCTGCGGATGCGCTGGGCACGGTGCATCACGGCTTCACCTACAGCTTCGCCGAGGGGTTGGACGCGCTACCGGAAGTGATTCGCCATATCGAGACCTACGACGTCACCACGATTCGCGCATCCACGCCGATGTTCCTGCTGGCGCGGCGGATCAAGGCGATGGGGGTGAAGATGGTGCTCAGCGGCGAGGGCAGCGACGAGCTGTTCGGCGGCTACCTCTACTTCCACAAGGCGCCGAACGCGCGTGAATTCCACGATGAGCTGGTGCGCAAGCTGGATGCGCTGCACAGCTACGATTGCCTGCGCGCCAACAAGTCGATGATGGCCTGGGGCGTGGAGCCGCGCGTGCCGTTCCTGGATGTCGAGTTCATGGACGTGGCGATGCGCATGGACGCCAAGCACAAGATGAGCGGCGGCGGGAAAATCGAAAAATCGGTGCTGCGCGAGGCCTTCGAGGGTTATCTGCCGCAGGAAATCCTGTGGCGGCAGAAGGAGCAGTTCAGCGATGGCGTGGGCTATGGCTGGATCGATGGCTTGAAGGCGCAGGCCGAAGCGCAGGTGAGCGATGCGGATTTCGCTGCAGCCAGTCAGCGTTTCCCGATCAACGCGCCGCAGACCAAGGAAGCGTATTTCTATCGCCGCATCTTCGAGGAGATTTTCCCCGGCGAGGCCTGCGCGAACACGGTGCCGGGCGGCAAGTCGATCGCGTGTTCTTCGCCCGCTGCGATTGCGTGGGATGCGGCTTTCGCGACGATGGCCGATCCATCCGGGCGTGCGGTGGCCGGTGTGCACAACGCGGCGGTGATGGCGCTCTAG
- a CDS encoding nuclear transport factor 2 family protein, giving the protein MNHVEIATTFLRMCARGEVREAYARFVAADFVHHNAWFPGDRESLLLAMEQSAAAEPNKSFEPKQVIEGGDRVAVLSHLRRAQAELEYAVVHIVRFADGRIVELWDLGQEIPKDSPNALGMF; this is encoded by the coding sequence ATGAATCATGTCGAGATCGCCACCACCTTCCTGCGCATGTGCGCCCGTGGCGAGGTACGCGAAGCCTACGCACGCTTCGTGGCTGCGGATTTCGTCCATCACAACGCGTGGTTCCCCGGTGACCGGGAATCCTTGCTGCTGGCGATGGAACAGAGCGCGGCGGCCGAGCCGAACAAATCGTTCGAGCCGAAGCAGGTGATCGAAGGTGGCGATCGCGTGGCGGTGCTGTCGCACCTGCGCCGCGCGCAGGCGGAGTTGGAATATGCCGTCGTCCACATCGTGCGCTTCGCCGATGGCAGGATCGTCGAATTGTGGGATCTGGGGCAGGAGATCCCGAAGGATTCACCGAACGCGCTGGGGATGTTCTAG
- the parC gene encoding DNA topoisomerase IV subunit A, protein MTDDSIRTAFHGFEQIPLREYAERAYLDYSMYVVLDRALPFIGDGLKPVQRRIIYAMSELGLNAGAKPKKSARTVGDVIGKYHPHGDSACYEAMVLMAQPFSYRYPLVEGQGNFGSTDDPKSFAAMRYTESKLSPIAEVLLGELGQGTVDWDPNFDGTLEEPTWMPARLPHLLLNGTTGIAVGMATDVPPHNLNEVVSACVRLLDDPDATVRDLCEHVRGPDYPTAAEIITPTADLQAMYETGNGSVRARGVFVKENTNIVITELPYQVSPSKVIEQIATQMRAKKLPWLEDIRDESDHANPTRIVLVPRSNRVDAEQLMGHLFATTDLEKSYRVNMNVIGLDGRPQVKNLKMLLSEWLAFRSDTVTRRLKHRLEKVERRLHLLEGLLVAFLNLDEVIRIIRTEDEPKAALIARFALSEDQTDYILDTKLRQLARLEEMKIRGEQDELDAERDRLISTLESKAKLKKLIKDELLADAKKFGDARRSPLVARVAAQALDETELVASEPMTVVVSDKGWVRAAKGHDIDAAALSYREGDGLLAAVKARSNQQVAFLDSAGRSYSTAVHTLPSARGNGEPLTGRFTPAPGASFQALASGDNDARFVIASSHGYGFVTRFENLTSRNKAGKALLSLSEGGLVLQPAAVADVAADRIVAVTSAGHVLVFPLSELPELDKGKGNKIIEIPKAKRGTEKVVAVAVVPPAGKLQVKSGARTMTLSFKELDDYVGARGSRGGLLPRGWQKVDALAVEA, encoded by the coding sequence ATGACCGACGACAGCATCCGCACCGCCTTCCACGGCTTCGAACAGATCCCCCTGCGCGAGTACGCCGAGCGCGCCTACCTCGACTACTCGATGTACGTGGTGCTCGACCGCGCCCTGCCCTTCATCGGCGACGGCCTGAAACCGGTGCAGCGCCGGATCATCTATGCGATGAGCGAGCTCGGCCTCAATGCCGGGGCCAAGCCGAAGAAATCCGCGCGTACCGTGGGCGACGTGATCGGCAAGTACCACCCGCACGGCGATTCCGCCTGCTACGAAGCGATGGTGCTGATGGCGCAGCCGTTCAGCTACCGCTATCCGCTGGTCGAAGGACAGGGCAATTTCGGTTCCACCGACGATCCGAAGTCGTTTGCGGCGATGCGTTACACCGAATCCAAGCTGTCGCCCATCGCCGAAGTGCTGCTGGGCGAACTCGGCCAGGGCACCGTCGACTGGGACCCGAATTTCGACGGCACCCTGGAAGAACCCACGTGGATGCCGGCGCGCCTGCCGCACCTGCTGCTCAACGGCACCACCGGCATCGCCGTCGGCATGGCAACCGACGTACCGCCGCATAACCTCAACGAAGTGGTCAGCGCCTGCGTACGCCTGCTGGACGATCCCGACGCGACCGTGCGCGATCTGTGCGAACACGTGCGCGGCCCGGATTACCCGACTGCGGCGGAAATCATCACCCCCACCGCCGACCTGCAGGCGATGTACGAAACCGGCAACGGTTCGGTGCGCGCACGCGGCGTGTTCGTGAAAGAGAACACCAATATCGTCATCACCGAGCTGCCCTATCAGGTCAGCCCGAGCAAGGTGATCGAGCAGATCGCGACGCAAATGCGCGCAAAGAAACTGCCGTGGCTGGAAGACATTCGCGACGAATCCGACCACGCCAATCCCACCCGCATCGTGCTGGTGCCGCGCAGCAACCGCGTCGATGCCGAACAACTGATGGGCCATCTGTTCGCGACCACGGATCTCGAGAAGAGTTACCGAGTCAACATGAACGTGATCGGCCTGGACGGCCGTCCGCAGGTCAAGAACCTGAAGATGCTGCTCAGCGAGTGGCTGGCATTCCGCAGCGATACCGTCACCCGTCGCCTCAAGCATCGACTCGAGAAAGTCGAGCGCCGCCTGCACCTGTTGGAAGGCTTGCTGGTCGCGTTCCTGAATCTCGACGAAGTCATCCGCATCATCCGCACCGAGGACGAACCGAAGGCCGCGCTGATCGCACGCTTTGCGCTGTCCGAAGACCAGACGGATTACATCCTCGATACCAAGCTGCGCCAGCTGGCGCGGCTGGAAGAGATGAAGATTCGCGGCGAGCAGGACGAACTCGATGCAGAACGCGATCGCCTGATCTCGACGTTGGAAAGCAAGGCCAAGCTGAAGAAGCTGATCAAGGATGAGTTGCTGGCCGATGCCAAGAAATTCGGCGATGCACGCCGCAGCCCGCTGGTCGCGCGCGTAGCCGCGCAGGCGCTGGACGAAACCGAACTGGTCGCCAGCGAACCGATGACCGTGGTGGTCAGCGACAAGGGCTGGGTGCGCGCGGCCAAGGGCCACGATATCGATGCCGCCGCACTCAGCTATCGCGAAGGCGATGGCTTGCTCGCCGCAGTGAAGGCACGCAGCAACCAGCAGGTCGCCTTCCTCGATTCGGCGGGGCGCAGCTATTCGACTGCCGTGCACACACTGCCCTCGGCGCGTGGCAACGGCGAGCCGCTGACCGGCCGCTTCACTCCCGCACCAGGCGCGAGCTTCCAGGCGCTGGCCAGCGGCGACAACGATGCACGCTTCGTGATCGCCTCCAGCCACGGCTACGGCTTCGTCACCCGCTTCGAGAATCTCACCAGCCGCAACAAGGCCGGCAAGGCGCTGCTCTCCTTGTCCGAAGGCGGGCTGGTGTTGCAACCCGCCGCGGTGGCCGATGTCGCGGCGGATCGCATCGTCGCGGTCACCAGCGCCGGCCATGTGCTCGTCTTCCCGTTGAGCGAACTGCCGGAACTCGACAAGGGCAAGGGCAACAAGATCATCGAGATCCCCAAGGCCAAGCGCGGCACCGAGAAGGTCGTCGCCGTCGCCGTGGTGCCGCCTGCCGGCAAGCTGCAGGTGAAATCCGGTGCGCGCACGATGACGCTTTCGTTCAAGGAACTTGACGATTACGTCGGTGCGCGCGGTTCGCGTGGCGGGCTGTTGCCGCGTGGCTGGCAGAAGGTCGATGCCTTGGCCGTCGAGGCGTAA
- a CDS encoding sulfite exporter TauE/SafE family protein: MPIDGLVLLAAFASGLLGTVHCAAMCGGIATSLSVGQRDSVWMAALPNLGRVLGYALAGAIVGGLGGGLLGIARMPGLGIAMRAMVGIVLVIAGLRLLDRRHRLRNFGGGAGSRLWQWLAPLRARVWPADTAGKRLVLGMVWGWMPCGLSTTLLAAAWLQASAVHGALTMAAFGLGTLPLMIPLTWAGARIGQRLQRGGLRTMAGGLVIVAGLLTLAGPWLMHVPVLHGVLEALGCRSLAR, encoded by the coding sequence ATGCCGATTGACGGACTGGTGCTGCTGGCCGCGTTCGCCAGCGGCCTGCTCGGCACCGTGCATTGCGCGGCGATGTGCGGCGGCATCGCCACCAGCCTCTCCGTCGGACAACGCGACAGCGTGTGGATGGCGGCATTGCCCAACCTCGGCCGCGTGCTGGGCTACGCGTTGGCCGGTGCCATCGTCGGCGGACTCGGTGGAGGCCTGCTGGGCATCGCGCGCATGCCCGGACTCGGGATCGCGATGCGCGCGATGGTCGGCATCGTGCTGGTCATCGCCGGCCTGCGGCTGCTGGATCGCAGGCATCGCCTGCGGAACTTCGGTGGCGGTGCCGGCTCCCGCCTGTGGCAGTGGCTGGCGCCGCTGCGCGCGCGCGTCTGGCCGGCGGACACCGCCGGCAAACGGCTGGTGCTTGGCATGGTCTGGGGCTGGATGCCCTGCGGCCTCAGCACCACCCTGCTCGCTGCGGCATGGCTGCAGGCCAGCGCCGTGCATGGCGCACTGACCATGGCCGCATTCGGCCTAGGCACCCTGCCGCTGATGATCCCGCTGACCTGGGCCGGCGCGCGCATCGGCCAACGCCTGCAGCGTGGCGGTTTGCGCACCATGGCGGGCGGGCTGGTGATCGTTGCCGGCTTGCTCACGCTTGCCGGGCCGTGGTTGATGCATGTGCCGGTCTTGCACGGCGTACTGGAAGCGCTGGGCTGCCGCAGCCTAGCGAGATGA
- a CDS encoding Spx/MgsR family RNA polymerase-binding regulatory protein gives MATTLYGLKNCDTCKKAQNWLKRFGIEYAFVDYRDERQSPETLVAWKDAAGGWDALINKSSTTWRQLPPNRKTPGSDAEWKLLLKEYPQLIRRPVVVLDDGSVSQGFSDNGFKKLFGVDK, from the coding sequence ATGGCGACAACCCTGTACGGCCTGAAGAACTGCGACACCTGCAAGAAGGCGCAGAACTGGCTGAAGCGTTTCGGTATCGAATACGCCTTCGTCGACTACCGCGACGAACGGCAATCGCCGGAGACGCTGGTGGCATGGAAGGACGCGGCCGGTGGTTGGGATGCGCTGATCAACAAATCGTCCACCACCTGGCGCCAGTTGCCGCCCAACCGCAAGACGCCGGGCAGCGATGCCGAATGGAAGCTGCTGCTCAAGGAATATCCGCAGCTGATCCGCCGGCCGGTGGTGGTGCTGGACGATGGCAGCGTGTCGCAGGGTTTCAGCGACAACGGCTTCAAGAAGCTTTTCGGGGTCGACAAGTGA
- the dapE gene encoding succinyl-diaminopimelate desuccinylase yields MSEVLALTKELILRPSVTPDDAGCQALIADRLQRAGFSIEQLRFGEVDNLWATHGSGDGPVLVLLGHTDVVPSGPREAWASDPFVPEVRDGVLYGRGAADMKGSVAAFVIALERFVAAHPQHAGTVALLLTSDEEGDAIDGVRKVAELFRERGQRIDWCITGEPSSKVKLGDLLRVGRRGTLSATLTVKGIQGHVAYPDKARNPIHQALPALAELAWKQWDAGYESFPPTSLQISNFNAGTGANNVIPGEATLLFNLRYNPNWTAAQLEAECETLLRDYGLEFDIRWHRGGEPFYTPEGPLREAAREVLTQFSGAPPEESTGGGTSDARFIAPLGAQCVEIGPVNASIHKVDENVSVADLDALPDLYLALLERLLAQPLRDADAAG; encoded by the coding sequence GTGAGCGAAGTTCTCGCATTGACGAAGGAGTTGATCCTGCGCCCATCGGTGACGCCGGACGACGCCGGTTGTCAGGCGCTGATCGCCGATCGCCTGCAGCGCGCGGGCTTCAGCATCGAACAGCTGCGCTTCGGCGAGGTCGACAACCTGTGGGCAACGCACGGTAGCGGCGATGGCCCGGTGTTGGTGCTGCTCGGGCACACCGACGTGGTGCCGTCCGGCCCGCGAGAGGCCTGGGCCAGCGATCCGTTCGTGCCCGAGGTGCGCGATGGCGTGCTCTACGGGCGCGGCGCGGCGGACATGAAGGGCAGCGTGGCGGCGTTCGTCATCGCGCTGGAACGCTTCGTGGCCGCGCATCCACAACATGCGGGCACGGTGGCGTTGCTGCTGACGTCGGACGAAGAGGGCGATGCCATTGATGGCGTGCGCAAGGTCGCGGAGTTGTTCCGCGAGCGCGGCCAGCGCATCGACTGGTGCATCACCGGTGAACCGTCATCGAAGGTGAAACTAGGCGATCTGCTGCGCGTCGGTCGGCGTGGCACCTTGTCCGCCACGCTGACGGTGAAGGGTATCCAGGGCCATGTGGCGTATCCGGACAAGGCGCGCAACCCGATCCATCAGGCGCTGCCGGCATTGGCCGAGCTCGCATGGAAGCAGTGGGATGCGGGTTACGAAAGCTTCCCGCCAACCAGTCTGCAAATCAGTAATTTCAATGCCGGCACCGGCGCCAACAACGTGATCCCCGGCGAAGCGACGCTGCTGTTCAACCTGCGCTACAACCCGAATTGGACTGCCGCGCAGCTGGAAGCGGAGTGCGAAACCCTGCTGCGCGATTACGGGCTTGAATTCGACATCCGCTGGCATCGCGGCGGTGAACCGTTCTACACGCCGGAAGGCCCGCTGCGCGAGGCTGCACGCGAGGTGCTGACGCAGTTCTCCGGTGCGCCGCCGGAAGAAAGCACCGGCGGCGGCACCTCGGATGCGCGCTTCATCGCGCCGCTGGGCGCGCAATGCGTGGAGATCGGGCCGGTCAATGCCAGCATCCACAAGGTCGATGAGAACGTGAGCGTGGCTGATCTGGATGCCCTGCCGGATCTGTACCTGGCCCTGCTCGAACGGTTGCTGGCGCAACCGTTGCGCGATGCCGATGCGGCGGGTTAA
- the dapD gene encoding 2,3,4,5-tetrahydropyridine-2,6-dicarboxylate N-succinyltransferase, with protein MSPAKPKKKAAAEAPAKPSRDAARAAEMETLRFEIESAWERRATLTPEELEGATRPAVERAIEGLEKGQLRVAEPDGNGGWQVNEWLKKAVLLYFRTQEMELVESYPAPFWDKVPARFAEFDEADFRKLGVRVVPGAIVRAGSHIGKDVVLMPSFVNIGAHVGEGTMVDTWATVGSCAQIGKHCHLSGGAGIGGVLEPLQASPTIIEDHCFIGARSEVVEGFVVGHHSVIGMGVFLGQSTRVYNRATGEISYGRVPPYSVVVSGQLPAADGSHSLYCAVIVKQVDAKTRSKTSINDLLRGLAD; from the coding sequence ATGAGCCCCGCCAAGCCAAAGAAGAAAGCCGCCGCCGAAGCGCCGGCAAAGCCGTCGCGCGACGCCGCGCGCGCGGCAGAGATGGAGACGCTGCGTTTCGAGATCGAAAGCGCGTGGGAGCGGCGTGCGACGTTGACGCCGGAAGAACTTGAAGGTGCAACGCGCCCGGCCGTCGAACGCGCCATCGAAGGGCTGGAGAAAGGCCAGCTGCGCGTTGCCGAACCGGATGGCAACGGCGGCTGGCAGGTCAACGAATGGCTGAAGAAGGCGGTGCTGCTGTATTTCCGCACCCAGGAAATGGAGCTGGTCGAAAGCTACCCGGCGCCGTTCTGGGACAAGGTGCCGGCGCGCTTTGCCGAGTTCGACGAGGCGGATTTCCGCAAGCTCGGCGTGCGCGTGGTGCCGGGTGCGATCGTCCGTGCGGGTAGCCATATCGGCAAGGACGTTGTGCTGATGCCGAGCTTCGTGAACATCGGTGCACATGTCGGCGAAGGCACCATGGTCGATACCTGGGCCACGGTCGGCAGTTGCGCGCAGATCGGCAAGCACTGCCATCTGTCCGGTGGCGCCGGCATCGGTGGCGTGCTGGAACCACTGCAGGCATCGCCGACGATCATCGAAGACCACTGCTTCATCGGCGCGCGTTCGGAAGTGGTGGAAGGTTTCGTGGTCGGCCATCACAGCGTGATCGGCATGGGCGTTTTCCTCGGCCAGAGCACGCGCGTCTACAACCGAGCCACTGGCGAGATCAGCTACGGCCGCGTGCCGCCATACAGCGTGGTCGTCTCCGGCCAGCTGCCCGCCGCCGATGGCAGTCATTCGCTGTACTGCGCGGTGATCGTCAAGCAAGTGGATGCAAAGACGCGCAGCAAGACCAGCATCAACGACCTGTTGCGTGGGTTGGCGGACTGA
- a CDS encoding thiopurine S-methyltransferase produces the protein MHPEFWHQRWADNQIGFHQDTPTPLLLKHWPALDIPAGAQVFVPLAGKSLDMVWFAAQGYRVLGVELSQLAIEQFFVEHGLQPDIRESKYGRHYSANGIELICGDAFALDAQALRDCAAVFDRAALIALPPELRQRYAREVYAKLPTGCRGLLITLEYPQAERAGPPFSVLQDEVLSLYSADWDIELLERRPIPPEHPGYVAGVSQLDTAVYVLRRR, from the coding sequence ATGCACCCCGAGTTTTGGCACCAGCGCTGGGCCGACAACCAGATCGGCTTCCACCAAGACACGCCCACGCCACTACTGCTCAAGCATTGGCCCGCGCTGGACATCCCCGCCGGTGCTCAAGTGTTCGTGCCGCTGGCCGGCAAGTCGCTGGACATGGTCTGGTTCGCGGCACAGGGCTATCGCGTGCTGGGCGTGGAACTTTCGCAACTCGCCATCGAACAATTCTTCGTTGAACACGGGCTGCAACCGGACATCCGTGAATCGAAGTACGGCCGCCATTACTCGGCGAATGGCATCGAACTCATCTGCGGCGACGCCTTCGCACTGGATGCGCAGGCCTTGCGCGATTGCGCGGCGGTGTTCGACCGTGCCGCGCTGATAGCGCTGCCACCGGAACTGCGCCAGCGCTATGCCCGCGAGGTCTACGCGAAGTTGCCCACCGGCTGCCGTGGTCTGCTGATCACCCTGGAATACCCGCAGGCCGAACGCGCCGGCCCGCCGTTCTCGGTGCTGCAGGACGAAGTGTTGTCGCTGTATTCCGCCGACTGGGACATCGAGCTACTGGAACGCCGGCCGATTCCGCCGGAACACCCCGGCTACGTGGCCGGGGTATCGCAGCTGGACACGGCGGTCTACGTGCTGCGCCGGCGCTAG